The sequence ACATCGGATAACGACGCGTCTTGGGTGACGTTAGGCTTCCATCGATTTGCGACCACGATACACATCTGCGAGCTGGCCAGATCGCTATGCCGCAGGCGACGCGACGGCGCGCGCGAACCTGGATAGCAGGCCAGCATCTTCAGCACTGTGGCTTGGAAATTCACCTCAAGGACAAGCCATGTCCTAGATCTATCGCCACATCGTTGGTGCTCTGGAAAGAGCTTCCTGACCGATCTGTTTAAGCAGATCGGGGCGCGTCTCACCTCTGGTGGCGGCCTCCAGGATTTTGGAGGCAACGTAGGCGCGGACGCCCGCGTCATACGGTGAGACGCTCTCGCAAACCTCATCCAGGATCGCGCGCAGAAGCGCGGTCGTGGCACCGTCCAGCATTGGGAGATCTCCCTCATACCATCGAGGAAGATAATGGGACTTTACAGGACCGCAACTCAAGTACATCAGATCGTATGAGTCTCCGCGACTGCCGGTCAGCCGATTTCCAGCGCAGTGCAATGTCCAGCACCTCTGCGATCGCTGATCCATTGCGGCAGCTCGCTTGATCGGAATGCTTTTGTTTTCTCGTTGGCCGTCTCGGCTTAACAGACAAGCTTGCTAGAGCTCAGAGGTCAATGTGACCCCGCGATCATGCTCTGTGTACGGCCTTCCGCCATCTATTGCGCGCCGGACTGACTGGGCCGATGCGGTAGGCCAATGCTCGGACGGTGCTAGTTCGTTGCCGATCCTCATCAGGATCAATTGCGGCTAGAGGATTTGCCGTTTATCGCGCCTGCTGTGTCCAACCAATGCTTCGGCATACCTGCCCCGATGGAGTTAAGTAGCTTGCCACTGCCCTGCTCCGGGACATCGCGATCAATTCTTGCCGTGAAGCTGCCCTGGCCTCTCTCGAGGGAACTTCGGCTTTATGCAGCTTAACGAGGTCGTCTGCGCAATCGCGAAGTAATTTCATGGTCGTGGGCGCGTGGTTATTGATCTATAATCGCACGTATTGGCAGCACACGACTTTGAGCGAACCTCCGGCAATGCCCGCTTGCAGGTGGATGATCTCGATAGCGACTTGCGTTTTTGACACAGAAGCCTGGTGCAGCTGAAGGACCCCAGCACGGACACGCGAACTCGCGTGAAAATTCATCGGGGGGTGCCGGCGCAATGCAGGATTTGAGCGCGAGAGCGCGGCTCGTTGCATTAATCGATATTGCCATTTTGTTACAGTCTCCGCCCAGACCAATCACATGTAGCCGCAGGGCGGCATACTCCGCGGCCACATTGTTGGGGGCCATTGCTGCAACCGAGCATGAGCGACGAGCGAGATGACGTCGCCGAAAGTGCCGTCGCATCTGCGCGCTGGGCGCAAGCCCTTTGGGAGCGAGCTATTAACCAGCTCACCACGGGCTGCGTGTGAAATGCTCCGATCTGACGCCGAGGCGCCTCGTTCGGGGAAGAGAAGAGGCTGGGCTGTTCAGATTATCTGCTGTGTTTGTCGAATCGAAGGGGAGCTATATGAATCATCTCGGCAGCAGCCATCGTCGCACAACATCTGTGATGACAGACGAACAGCACGAGCTGGAGCGCTGCAAGCAGGAGATTGCGCACCTCAAACAGCTGGTTGTACGACTTTCTGAAATTGTTTTGCGCCACGTCGTACAGAGTGCCCAAAGCAGCCGGAATGTCCCGGAGGGTCTGAGCGAGCCGCCGAAGTCATAATACGGAAAGCGAACTCGCGCTTGGCTGCTCTCGGCAGGGTGGGAGCGGCCCCGCCTCGCTCCACCCCGTCAGCGGCAGAGCCAATCTCCAACCGGGCATCATGAGCTCGAGCATGAGCAGTTGTTCAGCATGCAAAGGGCAGTTCCGGATCGCCTTCGAGAGCTCTTCCGGGATGTCGAGGATTCAGGGCCAACCTATCCGGTTCGACTGCTTCTGAGCGCAATCACTTGCGGATCTGGCTACGATGTCGACAAGGACAGGACTACATTGTCGATCAACCGAGTCGAGCCGACGTACGCTGCGACACAGAGCGCCGCCGGAAAGCGCAGAGGGCTCTCGGCAGCCCTTAGAGTCCCAGTGTCGACAAGCTCAAGGTACTGCAGTCGATCGACCAATTCCAAATGCTTTGTTGCAAGCGCAATCAGCGTTCCCGCGTCGCGCTCCCCTGAGGCAAACTCTTGTGCTGCGGCGAACAAGCCACGGCTGATCGCAATGCTGCGACCACGTTCTTCCGGGCTGAGATAACGGTTGCGACTGCTCATTGCCAGCCCATCTGGCTCCCGAACGGTTGGCACAGTGACAATCTCGATCGGAAGATTCAGATCAACCGTCATGCGGCGTATCACAGCGCATTGCTGAAAATCCTTCTGTCCAAAGTACGCGACGTCCGGCTGCACCATGTTGAATAGCTTGCAGACGACAGTCGCTACACCACGAAAATGCCCAGGTCTGAAGGCTCCGCAGAGCGGTTTTGCGAGTTCGCCCGGCTCGACAAAGCTCTCAAACTGAGCCGGATAGATCTCCTCTGCACTGGGTGCGAAGATGATGGAGACCCCGGCACTGCGGCACAACGCTTCATCGCGCGCGAAGTCGCGAGGGTACTTGCTGAGATCCTCATTTGGGCCGAACTGAGTAGGGTTGACGAAGATGCTGACGACAGTCACGTCACAGTGTCCCCGGCTAGCCGAGATCAGGGCCAGGTGGCCGTCGTGCAGGTACCCCATCGTCGGAACGAATCCGATGCGCTTATCGGCATTGCGAACATCTGCAAGGGCGCGACGCAGCTCAGCGACCTTCGTAATTACTTGCATATCTTACCTTGTGGTTGAATTGGAGGGCGCCCAGTTGGCGACGGCATGCCGAAGCTGATCAGGAAGCCGATAGCACTCCTCTGAGCCTGGGAATGCACCTTTGCGGATATCGGCAGCCCAGCGCGACAGCGCCTCCTGGAACAGCTGGAATCCATTTGCATAGGTACGAACGAATTTGGGGCGATGGCCTTCGGTCAGCCCCAAGACATCATGAAACACGAGCACTTGGCCCGAGCAATCGGGTCCTGCTCCGATCCCGATGGTAGGTATCGTGAGAAATTCGGTCGCTCGCGCCGCGAGCTCGGCAGGAATGCCCTCCAGGACCAGCGCGAAGCAGCCGGCTTCCTGCAGACGGTGCGCGTCATCGAGCAGCCGCAAGGCGGTGTCCGTTGTCCGTCCCTGCACCTTGAATCCACCCATGACGTTGACGCTTTGTGGGGTCAGACCGAGATGTCCCATCACAGGAATTTCGCAATCGACCAAGGCGCGTACCATCTCGATGCGTTTGGCGCCCCCCTCGAGTTTCACAGCATCGGCGCCACGCTGCAGGAAACCTCCGGCATTGCGAATCGTATCTTCAGAACCGACATGAAAGCTTAGAAAGGGCATGTCGGCCACAAGCAGGGCATGAGGCCTCGTGCGCGCAACGGCCTCCAGGTGATGATTCATCATGGCCACGCTGACGGGCAGCGTGTTGTCGAATCCCAGGCAGACGTTTCCAACACTATCGCCGACCAGGATGATGTCGACAATGGGATCCGCGATGCGCGCCGCAACCGCATCGTAGGCGGTGGTCATCACGACACGCCGGCCTTTATCTTTCCACTGCTGCAATGCCGGAATCGTGACACGCTCTAGAGGCTGCTCTGAATTGTGGCTCATATTGGACCCGCTCCCCACACACCGTCGGCACTTCCTAGAGAACGCGGGAGAAACCTGTCAATGGCAATGAGAATGGAGATCCCAGTTCTCTAGAACTGGAGAACATCGCAAAAACAGTCCAATGGCCGCGCAACCATGAGCCAAGATCTTTCTCATCGCGATTTCACCACCCCATGGCTCGTCTTCCCCTACGGTTTCCGCGACTATGCCGGCCGAAGCCTCGATCGAGGAGCGGCGCTCGTGACGAGCCACCATCTGCACGCGTTTCTGGGCTGATTGCAGTCTCTTCAAACGGTGACGGCTCGACCGGACCGAGCTGGAGATGCGCGCAGTGGGGACTCCGTCTTTAGGGCACACCTCCGTGCCTGCCCCTAGCGGTACTCGTGAGGCTCCTGCTTCGGCGCTGGCGCGCCGAGCAAGGCGAACGGATGGCAGGCCAGGAACGTCCAAAGGTGACAGGCGGCTGCGAGCGCATCGAGAGCCGCGGTCGAGTAGACGTCGTCGCGAAGGCGCTCAGACCGAGCCAGCCTGCCGGCCCTGTAAGCCCTGAAGTCGATTATTTTTGCCGATGTTTCTGTCACTTGATTTCCACGCGCTTTAGAGGGCCCACTCGAATTCTCGACCAGGGCCGTACCGTCACAACTCAGTCCATTCCTAAGCCGCTCTCCGCCATCGAAGCCATTTCTGATCGGCCTCCCGCCGAGCCTTGAAGCGGTTGACGCATTTCTTGGAGCAAAGGGCGGTCCGCCAGCAGTAATGGCGGATCAGCCCAAATTTTCCGCCGCATACCGCACAGCATGTGGCTGAATGGTCGAGGGAATTACGGAAGCCAATGTGCATTCTCGCCTCCTGTCAGACATTTAATTTGGAAGCCCTGCTGCCCTCTGACCACGGCACCACGCCCGCACCAACGGTGCGGTCTTCCGGCGGCCTGTCTTCCTGGTGCTTGCAGCCATCAAGTGACTGATGTGCGACTGCCTCGCGAAGCATTACTTTCCGCAGAAAGCCTCGCTGAGAATTTGCTCAAAATAATGGATTTCTCTAATCGTGATTAACGCAATTCGCTCGACATTTCGGTCAAATGCTGCGCTTTTCTTGGCTAGCCCGCAGGATTGCTGCGGCAGCCGGATCGGGAGCGCTTAAAGCAAGTGCTTAAAGCACGATCAGCCTGCGAGCCGAGTGTGCTGCATCCTCGTTGCACTATCAAGCGGCAGCAATACGGGCATTTTGTCTTGCATGATCCTCTCACTGCAGACGATTAAAACACTCTGATGCAGCTCACATCAGCAAGTCAGCAGCGTCACGTATTGCAGCATAGATCTCATCAAGGTCGGCGGCCGTAACGCAGTAAGGCGGCATCACATAGATCGTGTTACCGAGTGGGCGTAACAGCAGATTCCGCGCTTGGAAGAAAGCCAAAAGCTTCAGCCCGATGTCCGCCAGATAGCCAGCATCGCTCGTGTTGAGTTCAAGCGCTGTGACTGTTCCTGTGCGTCGGACGTTTGCGAACCGTGAATCGGTGCGGAATGGCGCGAGTGCCTGTTCTTGCATGCTGGCCAAGGATGCCAGCCGCCGGCGATATTCCTCGTCCTGCCACAGCTCCAGATTTGCCTTGGCGGCGGCACAAGCCACTGGATTGGCTGTATATGAGCTCGAATGAAAAAACGTACGCGTGCGATCTTGAGAATAATGCGCATCAAAAATATCGGCACGACAGAGTGTGACGGCGAGCGGCAGCGCCCCAGCCGTGAGGCCTTTCGAATAGCAGGCAATATCGGGCGTGACACCGGCCTGCTCGCACGCAAACAAGGTACCCGTCCGGCCCCACCCGGTCATGACCTCGTCCGCAATGAACAGGACGTCGAAGGCTTCGCAGATCCGCTTCATCTCTCTTAGCACCGAGGGAGAATACATCAGCATTCCACCGGCGCCCAATATCAGGGGCTCCACGATAAAGGCTGCGGGATGTTCGTTTCGGCACGCGTTTTCAAGCGCATCGAGCGTTATTTGCTCACGACCTCTTGCCGGGAACGGAATCGAGGTCACCTCGAACATCAGCGCCCCGTAGGCCGCATTGAAGACGCCACGGCTACCTACCGACATCGCCCCGATCGTGTCGCCATGGTACGAGTGCTGCATCACCACAATTTGGGTTCGCTGTCTTCCGGTGTTGTGCCAGTAGCCGAGCGCCATTTTCAGCGCGACTTCGACGCTGGTCGACCCGCTATCGGAGAAGAACACATGCTCCAGCGCCGGCGAGGTGACCTTCAATAGTTCCGTCGCAACTTGCTCAGCCGGATCGTGAGTGTATCCGGCGAAGATGACCTGATCGAGCTTGCCTGCCTGTTCCCGAACCGCGTTCACGATGCATGGATGGCAATGGCCGTGGGTCACGACCCACCAGGAAGAGATTGCATCGATAAGGCGTCGGCCATCTTCGGTGTAGAGATAAGCCCCCTCCCCCCGCAGCAGCTTCGTCATGTCCCGCTGTAGAGCATGTTGCGTGAACGGGTGCCAGATCGGCGACCTCTTGGCTATCTTCATAGGTTCAGGAAATCACTGCTAACAAAGGAGTCTTTGAAAGCGGCCTGCAGCCTTTCGTCCGTGAGGGGAACAAGCCACGGGAGCCGTCCCAACCAACGCACTCTCCCCATCTCGCAAATCGCGCTTTCAGTTTCGGCGTTTCTTTCGCCAATGAACGCAACTCCAAGGATTCGAATCTGACGCTTCCGCAGAGCCTCTATGGAGAGCAGGGAGTGATTGATTGTGCCCAGTCCCGTCCTTGCGCAAAGCACGACGGGAAGCTGCCAGCGCTCGAAAATGTCGATGTAAAGAGTGCGCGCTGTCAGCGGCACCATGAGTCCGCCGGCGCCCTCGATTACGAGTTGCCGTTCGCCGCTGTCCGGCAGTCGAAGCGTCTCTGTATCTACGCGAATGCCGTCGCTCTCCGCAGAGTAATGGGGCGACGCAGGCGTCCGAAGTCGATAGAGCTCGGTGACAATGCGATCGGACGAGAGGCCGCCGAGGCGGCGGACGCACTCGGAGTCGGTCTCTTGTTCGAGTCCAGCCTGGACCGGCTTCCAGTAATTCGCGCCGAGAAGGCCGGCGAGCCCTGCGGAAAATACCGTTTTGCCGACCCCGGTGTCCGTACCAGTCACGACGATCCGCTTATTCATTAAAATGAGCCCTCGTCACCTCAACCAGCGCATCGAGCATTGCGCGCACGTCCGCTTCCCCGACATTGAGTGTCAACGAAATTCGCAAGCGGGCAGTGCCTGCAGGGACGGTTGGCGGCCGAATTCCGCGGATATCGAAGCCGCGCGCCTGCAGAGCAGTGGCAAGTCGCATTGCATGAGCATTATCACCTACGATGTACGGCACGATCTGAGAGGTCGATGGTGTGCGCAAACCGAGCGAGGTGATCTGCCGATGCGCAAACGCGACGAGTTTGGCCAGCCGTCGCTGCCGCTCCGGCTCTTTCTGCAGGACGAGGAGTGCCTCTCGAACGGCAACCGCCATCAATGGTGATGGAGCGGTGGCAAAAATAAACGGACGGCAGCGGTTGACCATGAAATCGCGCAAGATGCCGGAGGCCGTAACAAGTGCACCCGCCGCACCGAGCGCTTTGCCGCAGGTATGAACGACGATCAGATTTTCACGCATGTCATAAGGGGCCGTGAGCCCTCGTCCCTGATGCCCGTAAGCGCCTGTGGCATGAGCCTCATCCACGATCAGAAACGCGTCTTGGCGATCGGCGATTGCCACCAGCTCTTCGAGTGGAGCGAAGTCGCCATCCATACTGTAGAGACTTTCCGCCACAATCCAGACGCGGCCCGCCCCACCTTTGGTTCGCCAGTCGCGAATTGCGTCTTCGACCGACTGGGGATCATTGTGCGCGTGAATTCGACACTCTGCGCGGCCGGCCCGCGCCCCCTCGTGAATACTAGCGTGCACGAGCGAATCGAGAACCAGCAGATCGCCGCGCTGCGGCAGCGTTGTCAGGAGGGCAAAATTTGCGATATAGCCGCCTCCAAAGAAAAGGGCGGCCTCCGCGCCAAAGAACTGAGCCGCTTCCGTTTCGAGCCGTTCATGCTCCTCGCAATTGCCGCGCAGCAGCCGCGACCCGCCGGCTCCAACCGGAGTGCCCGCCTCGAGCGCGGCGACCACCGCCTTTTTGATGCGCGGGTCGCTCCCGAGTGCGAGATAGTCGTTGGATGCGAAATCGATCCCCACGCGCGGCTTGAGGCAGCGCAGCCGTTTATCTTCGTTCAAGCCATTCAACGCTGCGACGTAGGGACTAAGTCTAGCTGTTTGGATTGACCGCATTCACCACTCCCACCGATCGCATCAAAGTACGCAGAAAATGCGTTGGCCGTTTAAGAAGGAAGGATGGCCCGTTAGGTTCAACTTGCCAGGATGCGATTGTCTCCGTCCACACGCACAATGCGTGGCTTGAATATCTTTGCTTCGGCCTCGTCGAATGAGGCATATGCAACGATAATGATCTTGTCTCCGGGCATCGCCAGCCGTGCGGCCGCACCGTTCAGGCTTATCGTGCCAGACCTCGGCGGCGCCTCGATCACGTAGGTGGCAAAGCGCGCTCCTGTTTCGACATTGTAGATTTCGACGCGCTCGTTGATCACCATTCCCGCTGCCTCCAGGAGCGCACGATCTATCGAGATCGAGCCTTCATAGTGCAGGTCAGCTTCGGTCACTGAGGCGCGATGGATTTTGCCCTTCATCAAAGTTATCTGCATTTCTCACCTAGGCTGGATGTAGGGCAACATATTTGCGCGCACTGCTTTCGTCAGGCGAGCCCGGACGTGATGCCGAGCCGGGCCAGGAGATGCGCATCGCGATCAACTTTCGGGTTTTTGGTGGTCAAGAGCACATCGCCGATGAATATTGAATTTGCGCCGGCCAAGAAGCAAAGCGCCTGCAATTCATCGGTCATGTATTGCCGCCCGGCGGACAAGCGAACCACACTCCTCGGCATCATGATCCGCGCGGTCGCCAGCAGCCGGACCAGCGCGATCGGATCGGGAGGCTCCGCGGTGTCTTCCACCGGCACGCCCTCGATCTTGTTCCACAAGTTGATCGGCACACTTTCGGGATGGCTGGGAAGGTTGGCGAGCAGCACGAGCATACCTAGGCGGTCCTCGACGCGCTCGCCCATCCCGATAATCCCGCCGCAGCAGATCTTAATGCCGGCATCGCGCACATGCGCCAGTGTATCGATGCGGTCCTGCAGGCTGCGGGTGGTGATGATCTTGCTGTAAAACTCGGGCGATGTGTCGACGTTGTGATTGTAGAAGTCAAGGCCGGCCTCGGCGAGGCGCGCGGCCTGCTTCGGCGTCAGCATGCCCAGCGTGACGCACGTTTCCATGCCGAGTCCTTTGACCGCGTTGACCATGTCGCAGACGGAATCAAGATCGCGATCTTTTGGCGTGCGCCAGGCCGCGGCCATGCAGAAGCGCGTGGCGCCGGCATCCTTCGCGCGCTGCGCAATCGCAATCACATCTGGGCAACGCATCAGACGGGTGGCTTTCAGGCCGGTCTCGTAATACGCGCTTTGCGAGCAGTATCCGCAGTCTTCCGGACAGCCGCCGGTCTTGATGCTGAGCAGGCTCGCGGTTTCGACGTGGTTTGGATCGAAGTTCTTGCGATGAGCGCGCTGCGCCTGAAGCATCAGGTCGGCAAAAGGAAGGTCGTAGAGCGCCTTAGCCTCTTCGACGTTCCAATTGTTACGAACCTGCGCCCCGTTGCTTGCTTCCTTCCGCTGGACTTGCGCCGCAGCATCCATAACCCAACCCCGTCCAATTGTAGATAATCGCGTGAATTATCTATAGTCATTGCTCTCGAAGAGATGCTAATCGAGCTGCCTTGCAAATGCACCGGTTATTGCGGTAGATAATCTATGATCACTGCTGACAACGTTACGACGGTGGCGCGCATCGCGGACTCAATCGCTGAGCGCATTATCAGCGGCGCCTTAGAGCCAGGCGCGCCACTCCGTCAGGATCACGTTGCACGAGAATTCAATTCCAGCCACGTCCCCGTGCGCGAGGCCTTTCGGGAGTTGCAGGCACAACATCTTGTTGTCGCTGTGCCGCGTCGCGGTGTTCGGGTTGCCCCGCTCGATACCCGTTCAGTGAAGGAGATCGCCGAAATGCGCGCCGCGCTCGAAGTGGTGGCATTGCGCCATTCGGCGCCAAGGCTCACGACAGCTCATTTGGCTCGGATCGAGCTCGCCTTGATCGAAGGAGACAATGCAAAGACGATCGAGGAGTTTGAGACGGCCAACCGCGCCTTTCACCAAGCCTTGGTCGCGCCGTGTGGAATGCCGCGTCTGCTCGCGAGCCTCGATGGGCTGCAGCTTGCCAATTCTCGATTGGTGTTCGCGATGGCGCGAACGGTGGGCTGGCGACCGCGCTCCAATCAAGATCACCGCCTGATTCTGCAGGCCTTGCGAACGCGCAACATCGATCAAGCCTGTAACCTACTTACGCGGCACATTCAAACCATTGAGCGCCTTACCCTTCCGGCGTCCTAAGCAAATCTGGCAAGCTTCATTGCGGATCGCCGACGATCGCAAGCGACGATCATGCGGCAAGCGACGAGCCTCATTGCAACGCACTCTATTCCCAGATAGTTATGCCACCCCGCTAGCGACATCTCCACGGACGGCCATGATTCGTCACATCGTCTTCTTCAGCGCCAAGGACGAGGCGCATATCGATCAGATCATCGAAGGTCTTTCGCTTCTCACCACGATACCACATGCGCGCCGGCTTGAGGTTGCCCGCAACCGCAAGACCGATCAACTCGGCAACGATATCGACATCGTGGTCTATGGTGAGTTCGACAGCGAGGCGGAGCTCGCGGCGTACAAAGCGCACGATCTCTACCAGGAATCGATTAAACGGGTCCGACCTCTCCGCGAGCTGCGGTTTGCGGCCGACTACAATGTATCAATAGATACCCCTTTCGCCTCCACGGCAGGATGATCCAGGTGATGCCGCGCAGCAAAAAGTCCAGCGCCGGGCTAACTTGGCAATGGACCTCAAGTTTCGGGCCATCGCAGACAAGCGTCATTCTCATCGGCTGGGGCAACAGATGGTACAGCACTCTTACGACGTCAGCCGCCGGTGACCGATAACCCGATGTACGTTCGCGAGTTGCAGTGGCTCGAACCTGTCACAGCGATGCGACATCTTGGGCATCGATCGCATCTCACGTTTCTCGATAGCGCAGCAAGGCACGAGCTGCTTGGGCGCTACTCATATCTAACGTGCGACCCGTTCGGCACCTACAGGGTCGCGAACGGCCAAGCCAGTTGGAACGGACTGACTCTCGAGGCCGATCCATGGAAGGTCCTCCGCATGCTACTCGCGAAGTACCCGCAAGAGGACTGTCCCGATCTCCCACCGTTCCAGGGAGGAGCGGCAGGCTACTTTGCCTACGACATGAACAGAACATTGGAGCGATTGTCTGCGCCAGCAAATGCCGGTTTGGGTTTGCCCCAGTCCATCCTGCATTTCTACGACGTGGTCATCAGCTTCGACCGCCGGGATAACAAATGCTGGATCGTCTCGACCGGGTGGCCAGAGCAGGATCGCGTGCGACGGAGCGAACGAGCGCGTCGTCGAGCCGACGAGTTTGCAGCATTGCTTGCCGGTCCAAAGGCGCCACAGAAGGGTTGTCCCAGCAAAGCGGGCGCATGGCGCTCGAACTTCAGCCGCGAGGGCTACATTGCGGCGGTACAACGCGTGATTGACTTAATCCTGGCGGGTGACGTGTTCCAGGCGAATATTGCGCAGCGTTTCAGTGCCCGCCTGTCGACCTCGTTTGATCCGCTCGCCTTCTATTGCCAGCTACGATCATTGAATCCGGCGCCTTTTGCGGCCCTGCTGCGATGGGGAAAGCTGACCATCGCATCAAGCTCGCCGGAACGATTTCTGAAGCTTGAGGGGCGACAAGTCGAGACACGACCGATCAAGGGCACGATCGCGCGTTCGCCTGATTCCAAGGAAGACCACCGCCGTGCGGCTGTTCTCCTTGCTTCCGAG is a genomic window of Bradyrhizobium sp. CB1717 containing:
- the panC gene encoding pantoate--beta-alanine ligase codes for the protein MQVITKVAELRRALADVRNADKRIGFVPTMGYLHDGHLALISASRGHCDVTVVSIFVNPTQFGPNEDLSKYPRDFARDEALCRSAGVSIIFAPSAEEIYPAQFESFVEPGELAKPLCGAFRPGHFRGVATVVCKLFNMVQPDVAYFGQKDFQQCAVIRRMTVDLNLPIEIVTVPTVREPDGLAMSSRNRYLSPEERGRSIAISRGLFAAAQEFASGERDAGTLIALATKHLELVDRLQYLELVDTGTLRAAESPLRFPAALCVAAYVGSTRLIDNVVLSLSTS
- the panB gene encoding 3-methyl-2-oxobutanoate hydroxymethyltransferase yields the protein MSHNSEQPLERVTIPALQQWKDKGRRVVMTTAYDAVAARIADPIVDIILVGDSVGNVCLGFDNTLPVSVAMMNHHLEAVARTRPHALLVADMPFLSFHVGSEDTIRNAGGFLQRGADAVKLEGGAKRIEMVRALVDCEIPVMGHLGLTPQSVNVMGGFKVQGRTTDTALRLLDDAHRLQEAGCFALVLEGIPAELAARATEFLTIPTIGIGAGPDCSGQVLVFHDVLGLTEGHRPKFVRTYANGFQLFQEALSRWAADIRKGAFPGSEECYRLPDQLRHAVANWAPSNSTTR
- a CDS encoding adenosylmethionine--8-amino-7-oxononanoate transaminase, which gives rise to MKIAKRSPIWHPFTQHALQRDMTKLLRGEGAYLYTEDGRRLIDAISSWWVVTHGHCHPCIVNAVREQAGKLDQVIFAGYTHDPAEQVATELLKVTSPALEHVFFSDSGSTSVEVALKMALGYWHNTGRQRTQIVVMQHSYHGDTIGAMSVGSRGVFNAAYGALMFEVTSIPFPARGREQITLDALENACRNEHPAAFIVEPLILGAGGMLMYSPSVLREMKRICEAFDVLFIADEVMTGWGRTGTLFACEQAGVTPDIACYSKGLTAGALPLAVTLCRADIFDAHYSQDRTRTFFHSSSYTANPVACAAAKANLELWQDEEYRRRLASLASMQEQALAPFRTDSRFANVRRTGTVTALELNTSDAGYLADIGLKLLAFFQARNLLLRPLGNTIYVMPPYCVTAADLDEIYAAIRDAADLLM
- the bioD gene encoding dethiobiotin synthase, translated to MNKRIVVTGTDTGVGKTVFSAGLAGLLGANYWKPVQAGLEQETDSECVRRLGGLSSDRIVTELYRLRTPASPHYSAESDGIRVDTETLRLPDSGERQLVIEGAGGLMVPLTARTLYIDIFERWQLPVVLCARTGLGTINHSLLSIEALRKRQIRILGVAFIGERNAETESAICEMGRVRWLGRLPWLVPLTDERLQAAFKDSFVSSDFLNL
- a CDS encoding 8-amino-7-oxononanoate synthase, with translation MRSIQTARLSPYVAALNGLNEDKRLRCLKPRVGIDFASNDYLALGSDPRIKKAVVAALEAGTPVGAGGSRLLRGNCEEHERLETEAAQFFGAEAALFFGGGYIANFALLTTLPQRGDLLVLDSLVHASIHEGARAGRAECRIHAHNDPQSVEDAIRDWRTKGGAGRVWIVAESLYSMDGDFAPLEELVAIADRQDAFLIVDEAHATGAYGHQGRGLTAPYDMRENLIVVHTCGKALGAAGALVTASGILRDFMVNRCRPFIFATAPSPLMAVAVREALLVLQKEPERQRRLAKLVAFAHRQITSLGLRTPSTSQIVPYIVGDNAHAMRLATALQARGFDIRGIRPPTVPAGTARLRISLTLNVGEADVRAMLDALVEVTRAHFNE
- the panD gene encoding aspartate 1-decarboxylase: MQITLMKGKIHRASVTEADLHYEGSISIDRALLEAAGMVINERVEIYNVETGARFATYVIEAPPRSGTISLNGAAARLAMPGDKIIIVAYASFDEAEAKIFKPRIVRVDGDNRILAS
- the bioB gene encoding biotin synthase BioB, which encodes MDAAAQVQRKEASNGAQVRNNWNVEEAKALYDLPFADLMLQAQRAHRKNFDPNHVETASLLSIKTGGCPEDCGYCSQSAYYETGLKATRLMRCPDVIAIAQRAKDAGATRFCMAAAWRTPKDRDLDSVCDMVNAVKGLGMETCVTLGMLTPKQAARLAEAGLDFYNHNVDTSPEFYSKIITTRSLQDRIDTLAHVRDAGIKICCGGIIGMGERVEDRLGMLVLLANLPSHPESVPINLWNKIEGVPVEDTAEPPDPIALVRLLATARIMMPRSVVRLSAGRQYMTDELQALCFLAGANSIFIGDVLLTTKNPKVDRDAHLLARLGITSGLA
- a CDS encoding GntR family transcriptional regulator, translated to MITADNVTTVARIADSIAERIISGALEPGAPLRQDHVAREFNSSHVPVREAFRELQAQHLVVAVPRRGVRVAPLDTRSVKEIAEMRAALEVVALRHSAPRLTTAHLARIELALIEGDNAKTIEEFETANRAFHQALVAPCGMPRLLASLDGLQLANSRLVFAMARTVGWRPRSNQDHRLILQALRTRNIDQACNLLTRHIQTIERLTLPAS
- a CDS encoding Dabb family protein, yielding MIRHIVFFSAKDEAHIDQIIEGLSLLTTIPHARRLEVARNRKTDQLGNDIDIVVYGEFDSEAELAAYKAHDLYQESIKRVRPLRELRFAADYNVSIDTPFASTAG
- the pabB gene encoding aminodeoxychorismate synthase component I, which translates into the protein MYVRELQWLEPVTAMRHLGHRSHLTFLDSAARHELLGRYSYLTCDPFGTYRVANGQASWNGLTLEADPWKVLRMLLAKYPQEDCPDLPPFQGGAAGYFAYDMNRTLERLSAPANAGLGLPQSILHFYDVVISFDRRDNKCWIVSTGWPEQDRVRRSERARRRADEFAALLAGPKAPQKGCPSKAGAWRSNFSREGYIAAVQRVIDLILAGDVFQANIAQRFSARLSTSFDPLAFYCQLRSLNPAPFAALLRWGKLTIASSSPERFLKLEGRQVETRPIKGTIARSPDSKEDHRRAAVLLASEKDHAENTMIVDLLRNDLSRVCTAHSVQVPALCNLESYASVHHLVSIVTGTLAGDEDAVSLLRACFPGGSITGAPKLRSMEIITEIERIAREVYCGAIGFIGFNGHMDTSIAIRTVTIDGDLALFHAGGGITALSEPEAEYEETLAKAERIFDAFGCEPAGAF